ATTTTGATGCGATCGTTCTTCTGGCGAATCATCTGCACCGCTTGCTGCATCATACCCAGAGGCATATTGTCCAGCATAATAATGTCTGCACCGTGCTGGATGGCTTCCTGCACTTGATCTGGAGTTTCCGTCTCCACTTCTATAGTTAAGGGATAGGGGATTCGGGAACGGATGAGAGCGATCGCCTTTCCTATACCGCCCGCCGCCTCAATGTGGTTATCCTTAATCATTACCGCATCATCCAGTCCCATACGATGATTAACAGCCCCTCCCACTTGAGTGGCGTACTTTTCCAGTACTCTCAATCCAGGTGTCGTTTTGCGAGTATCCACCAGTTGAGTCGGCAGATCCGCGATTTGCTCGGCATACTTTCTAGTAAGTGTAGCAATGCCACTGAGACGCATAGCGATGTTTAGGGCAACCCGTTCGCCGGAGAGCAGCACATCGAATGGCCCGTGAATGCGAGCC
The sequence above is a segment of the Aerosakkonema funiforme FACHB-1375 genome. Coding sequences within it:
- the nadC gene encoding carboxylating nicotinate-nucleotide diphosphorylase — protein: MESAVAVLPPWIVLDPVLKSWLLEDIGRGDRTTQSLFPGKAQVGRADWIAKETGIVAGLPLAGRVFELLNYQVTFVPIVAEGDRCQKGQVVARIHGPFDVLLSGERVALNIAMRLSGIATLTRKYAEQIADLPTQLVDTRKTTPGLRVLEKYATQVGGAVNHRMGLDDAVMIKDNHIEAAGGIGKAIALIRSRIPYPLTIEVETETPDQVQEAIQHGADIIMLDNMPLGMMQQAVQMIRQKNDRIKIEASGNITLETIRAVAETGVDYISSSAPITRSTWLDLSMNIDMSRME